From Caldibacillus debilis DSM 16016, a single genomic window includes:
- a CDS encoding SDR family NAD(P)-dependent oxidoreductase, with product MKLQGKVAIVTGAAVGIGRAVAELFAKEGAKVVLTDIKEKEGMEAAKSINGHSGEALFIRHDVSKEDEWIRVVNETMEKYGTIDILVNNAGVYYICPLAETTLEKWNWLMGINVTGVFLGMKHVLPIMAKNRKGSVINLSSVAGLGGAAGHCLYGASKGAVRIMTKDAAVEYGPFNVRINSVHPAYIHTAMAEYGAEQAKTDVEKLGENYPLGRIGKPEEVAKACLFLASDDSSFITGEEMVIDGGMTVKL from the coding sequence ATGAAATTGCAAGGGAAAGTGGCCATCGTCACCGGTGCTGCGGTCGGGATCGGAAGGGCGGTCGCCGAATTGTTCGCCAAGGAAGGGGCGAAGGTGGTTTTAACGGACATTAAGGAAAAGGAAGGAATGGAAGCGGCAAAAAGCATAAACGGCCATTCCGGCGAAGCCCTGTTTATCCGCCATGACGTTTCCAAGGAAGACGAATGGATCCGGGTCGTCAACGAAACGATGGAAAAGTACGGGACGATCGACATCTTGGTGAATAACGCCGGCGTCTATTATATTTGTCCCCTGGCGGAAACGACCTTGGAAAAATGGAATTGGCTGATGGGCATCAATGTCACAGGCGTATTTTTGGGCATGAAACATGTCTTGCCGATTATGGCCAAAAACCGGAAAGGATCGGTCATCAATTTAAGCTCGGTCGCCGGACTGGGCGGCGCCGCCGGGCATTGCCTGTACGGGGCGAGCAAGGGAGCGGTGCGGATCATGACCAAGGATGCGGCGGTCGAATACGGCCCGTTTAACGTCCGCATTAATTCCGTCCATCCCGCCTATATCCATACGGCCATGGCGGAATACGGAGCGGAGCAGGCCAAAACGGATGTCGAGAAATTGGGAGAAAATTATCCCCTCGGCAGAATCGGAAAACCTGAAGAAGTGGCCAAAGCCTGCCTGTTTTTGGCTTCCGACGATTCCTCGTTCATCACGGGAGAAGAAATGGTTATTGACGGCGGCATGACGGTCAAGCTGTAA
- the rnz gene encoding ribonuclease Z → MEIVFLGTGAGMPAKQRNVTSIALKILSKGAIWLFDCGEGTQHQLLHTSLKPRKIEKIFITHLHGDHIFGLPGLLGSRSFLGGEEPLTVYGPPGIRSFIETSLSVSSTRLKYDLSVVEIGEGTVYEDDQFIVEAKRLDHAVLTFGYRIVEKDQPGTLLVDKLMALGIQPGPIYKRIKSEPTVRLDDGRVLDCSEFIGPPKKGRIVAILGDTRPCENGVALAKDADLVIHEATFEKKAESLAAEYFHSTTRQAAEIAKKANAKALCLTHISSRYELKDNPLLEREAKEIFPNSTVAKDFKKILIPVKKDRH, encoded by the coding sequence TTGGAAATCGTCTTTCTTGGAACGGGGGCCGGTATGCCCGCGAAGCAGAGAAACGTGACATCCATCGCCTTGAAAATTTTGTCCAAGGGAGCCATTTGGCTTTTTGACTGCGGCGAAGGGACACAGCATCAATTGCTGCACACGTCGCTGAAACCGCGGAAGATCGAGAAAATCTTCATCACCCATTTGCACGGAGACCATATTTTCGGATTGCCGGGGCTGCTCGGCAGCCGTTCCTTTTTGGGAGGGGAAGAGCCGCTTACGGTCTACGGCCCGCCGGGGATCCGTTCCTTTATCGAGACCTCCCTTTCCGTCAGTTCCACCCGCCTGAAGTATGATCTTTCCGTCGTCGAGATCGGGGAAGGAACCGTTTACGAGGACGACCAGTTCATCGTGGAGGCGAAAAGGCTGGATCATGCCGTTTTAACCTTCGGCTACCGCATTGTCGAAAAAGACCAGCCGGGCACGCTCTTGGTCGACAAGCTGATGGCGTTGGGCATTCAGCCGGGACCGATTTACAAGCGGATCAAATCGGAGCCGACCGTCCGGCTGGACGACGGAAGGGTTCTCGATTGCTCCGAATTTATCGGCCCGCCCAAAAAGGGGAGGATCGTGGCCATTTTGGGGGATACCCGCCCCTGTGAAAACGGGGTGGCCTTGGCCAAGGATGCCGACCTGGTCATCCACGAAGCGACCTTTGAAAAAAAAGCGGAAAGCCTGGCCGCCGAATATTTTCATTCCACGACCCGGCAGGCGGCGGAGATCGCCAAAAAAGCCAACGCGAAGGCGCTGTGTTTAACCCATATCAGTTCCAGGTACGAATTGAAAGACAATCCCCTTTTGGAAAGGGAAGCGAAGGAAATCTTTCCGAATTCGACGGTCGCCAAGGATTTTAAAAAAATCCTCATCCCGGTAAAAAAGGACCGGCATTGA